The following are from one region of the Prevotella communis genome:
- a CDS encoding RagB/SusD family nutrient uptake outer membrane protein: protein MITKNIKHNLAVLAMGCGVAFTTAGCNDFLDVLPMNDVVLENYWTKESDVTSVLMGCYESLQSGDCVTRMGLWGEVRSDNIRMGNSSAQDLEQMLKENILPTNGYCNWTAFYQTINRCNILMYYAPKVQELDPNYTQSEMKANIAEATFIRSLCYFYLIRTFRDVPFTREPSIDDTKEYRIPADSFNVVLNNIIADMEAVKDDAPMYFRKPSPDRIDSDAERDNTARVTRPAMYALLADLYLWQGDWKKCVECCDYVIDFKKDEFDKLLKRRLQNDVQLFNEIPLYLEKVGSLSGNAYNAIFGEGNSFESIFEISYVSSNTDNQNSYVGSFFTHVNNNQITSGNLVAYDGFYDGLPTKNTELFNTKDCRAYESIYERGTAYWISKYGAQTVELDNTKTNWKPSYSWRSENFSNWIVYRLTDVMLMKAEALIEQGSDNYEDAFTLINAVNRRAVNSLTPGSGEVLKFDDYKNTLDDMRKLVMEERQREFMFEGKRWFDLVRMARRTGSTRELAKTVTKKQLTNIGGIQIRLADPNALYMPYSRSELKVNPYLTQNPAYNTGGDADLQKN, encoded by the coding sequence ATGATTACCAAAAACATAAAACATAACTTGGCCGTTCTTGCAATGGGCTGTGGTGTTGCCTTTACTACAGCAGGCTGCAATGATTTCCTCGATGTGCTGCCCATGAATGATGTGGTGCTCGAGAACTACTGGACCAAGGAGAGCGACGTCACCAGTGTGCTGATGGGTTGCTACGAGAGTCTTCAGTCGGGTGATTGTGTGACCCGTATGGGACTGTGGGGTGAGGTTCGCTCTGATAATATCAGGATGGGAAACTCGTCGGCACAGGACCTGGAGCAGATGTTGAAGGAGAATATCCTGCCAACAAACGGTTACTGCAACTGGACGGCTTTTTATCAGACTATCAATCGTTGTAATATTCTGATGTACTATGCTCCCAAGGTGCAGGAGTTGGATCCAAACTATACGCAGTCGGAGATGAAGGCCAATATTGCTGAGGCTACATTCATCCGTTCACTGTGTTACTTCTACCTGATTCGTACTTTCCGTGATGTGCCGTTCACACGCGAACCCAGTATCGATGATACCAAGGAGTACCGTATTCCCGCTGATTCATTCAACGTGGTGCTCAATAATATCATTGCTGACATGGAGGCTGTGAAGGATGATGCACCCATGTATTTCCGCAAACCGAGTCCTGACAGGATTGACAGTGATGCTGAGCGTGACAATACGGCTCGCGTCACCCGTCCTGCCATGTATGCGCTCCTGGCCGACCTCTATCTGTGGCAGGGCGACTGGAAGAAGTGCGTGGAATGTTGTGACTATGTGATTGACTTCAAGAAAGATGAGTTCGACAAGCTGCTGAAACGTCGTTTGCAGAATGATGTGCAGTTGTTCAACGAGATACCTCTTTATCTTGAGAAGGTAGGTAGCCTTTCCGGTAATGCCTATAATGCAATCTTTGGCGAAGGTAACTCTTTTGAGAGTATCTTTGAGATTTCTTATGTAAGTAGCAATACCGATAATCAGAATTCATATGTTGGTTCGTTCTTTACGCACGTGAACAATAATCAAATTACCAGCGGTAATCTGGTGGCTTATGATGGATTCTATGATGGCTTGCCCACAAAGAATACGGAACTCTTCAATACCAAGGATTGCCGTGCCTACGAGTCAATCTACGAGCGAGGAACAGCCTACTGGATTTCTAAGTATGGTGCCCAGACGGTTGAGCTGGATAATACGAAGACCAACTGGAAACCAAGTTATAGCTGGCGTTCGGAGAATTTCTCCAATTGGATTGTCTATCGCCTTACTGACGTGATGCTGATGAAGGCTGAGGCGCTGATAGAGCAGGGTAGTGACAATTATGAGGATGCCTTCACGCTGATTAATGCTGTGAACCGACGTGCTGTCAACTCGTTGACACCCGGTAGTGGCGAGGTGCTCAAATTTGATGACTATAAGAACACCCTTGATGATATGAGAAAGCTTGTGATGGAGGAACGTCAACGTGAGTTCATGTTCGAGGGTAAGCGCTGGTTTGACCTGGTACGTATGGCCCGTCGCACTGGCAGCACCAGGGAACTGGCTAAGACTGTTACCAAGAAACAGCTGACGAATATCGGTGGTATCCAGATCCGTCTGGCCGACCCCAATGCGCTTTATATGCCTTATAGCCGTTCAGAACTGAAGGTAAACCCCTATTTGACGCAGAATCCTGCCTATAATACAGGTGGTGATGCCGATCTGCAGAAGAACTAA
- a CDS encoding fasciclin domain-containing protein has product MNIMKIYRNIWQLAAACCLLAVGAVTTSCSDDDSDAPLNFYSSVRLTAAEFIEADDAQFSDFKYILQKGNYLGMLKTYGHYTVFAPTNEAIQLYLKEKGYPCVDSLPKEICDTLSRTHIVSDKAYFTTDMGDEVSPVNMNDNYINMTSDSDVVNNNALVFYVNEKSRLIQRDDSVTNGVVHVIDHVIKASNDLLPALIEQNPKLSIFYQALRLTGMADSLMKYIDQTYTVDPDSAIGGKGFGVVNSTAGDGSGQKTTTYYPKERKFMFTAFVETDSVFEANGIHNLDELIQFANTIYHESYPDDLDYDNDYKDRRNPLNRFISYHLMPCKGDRDYWVHCKGALWKNKFLVESYDPEEYFETMAPHTIMRFSSPAGEEVYINRKETYASVNGVWTKPKKTVEQEGIHVLKEKGAECSNGIYHYIDGILVYSKDVRSNVLNRRIRIDSSCLSPEFMNSHARYYYMGKDRMMIGYKHGYLMNFKMHNANTFVGCGNEQEGWVHYEGSGVCITGERFDASIKLPSVPMDGTYEVRIGYSQGDDRGIAQVYLNNEACGIPVSFRILDSNAGRVDDTGDVEEDRANDKAMRNRGFMKAMASYGTRNGTSLRDQSNCLRRILVRQTMRADQDYWLRFRQILPGNSLYMSLDYVELCPKDVYDDPEGENPF; this is encoded by the coding sequence ATGAATATAATGAAAATATATAGAAATATATGGCAACTGGCCGCTGCATGTTGCCTGTTGGCTGTTGGCGCAGTGACGACTTCTTGTTCTGACGACGACAGCGACGCACCTCTGAATTTCTATTCTTCGGTACGTCTCACTGCTGCAGAGTTCATCGAGGCCGATGATGCGCAGTTCAGTGACTTCAAGTATATCCTCCAGAAGGGTAACTATCTTGGTATGCTGAAGACTTACGGACACTATACCGTCTTCGCTCCAACCAATGAAGCTATCCAGCTGTATCTGAAAGAGAAAGGCTATCCTTGTGTTGACAGTCTTCCTAAGGAGATTTGTGACACCCTCTCACGCACGCATATTGTGAGTGACAAGGCTTACTTCACAACCGATATGGGTGATGAGGTGTCGCCAGTCAACATGAATGATAACTATATCAACATGACCTCGGACAGTGATGTGGTCAATAATAATGCGCTGGTATTCTATGTCAACGAGAAATCACGTCTGATTCAGCGTGACGACTCGGTGACCAATGGCGTAGTTCATGTCATTGACCATGTCATCAAGGCCAGCAACGACTTGCTGCCAGCCCTGATTGAACAGAATCCCAAGCTGAGCATCTTCTATCAGGCTCTTCGTCTGACTGGCATGGCCGACTCGCTGATGAAGTATATCGACCAGACCTATACAGTAGACCCCGACTCTGCTATCGGTGGTAAGGGCTTTGGCGTGGTAAACTCTACGGCCGGTGACGGCTCTGGCCAGAAGACAACGACCTATTATCCCAAGGAACGTAAGTTCATGTTTACGGCCTTTGTGGAAACCGACTCTGTCTTTGAGGCAAATGGTATCCATAACCTGGATGAACTGATTCAGTTTGCCAACACAATCTATCATGAGTCTTACCCCGATGACTTGGACTACGACAACGACTACAAGGATCGTCGTAACCCATTGAACCGTTTCATCAGTTATCACCTGATGCCATGTAAGGGCGACCGTGACTACTGGGTTCACTGTAAGGGTGCACTCTGGAAGAACAAGTTCCTGGTAGAGTCTTACGACCCTGAAGAATATTTCGAGACAATGGCTCCTCATACCATCATGCGTTTCAGCAGTCCTGCCGGTGAAGAGGTCTATATCAACCGCAAGGAGACTTATGCTTCTGTGAATGGTGTATGGACGAAACCTAAGAAGACGGTGGAACAGGAAGGTATTCATGTGCTGAAGGAAAAGGGCGCTGAGTGTAGTAACGGTATCTATCACTATATCGACGGTATCCTGGTTTATTCCAAGGATGTACGCTCAAATGTGCTCAACCGCCGTATCCGTATCGACAGCAGCTGTCTGAGTCCTGAGTTCATGAACTCTCATGCACGTTACTATTACATGGGTAAGGACCGTATGATGATTGGCTACAAGCATGGTTATCTGATGAACTTCAAGATGCACAATGCCAATACCTTCGTGGGATGTGGAAACGAGCAGGAAGGATGGGTACACTATGAGGGTAGTGGTGTATGTATCACCGGTGAGCGCTTCGATGCCTCTATCAAACTGCCTTCTGTGCCTATGGATGGTACTTATGAGGTACGTATCGGTTACTCACAGGGTGATGACCGTGGTATTGCCCAGGTTTACCTGAATAATGAGGCCTGCGGTATCCCCGTCAGTTTCCGTATCCTTGATAGTAATGCCGGTCGTGTGGACGATACTGGTGATGTGGAGGAAGACCGCGCAAACGATAAGGCTATGCGTAACCGTGGTTTCATGAAGGCTATGGCCAGCTATGGTACACGTAATGGTACCAGTCTGCGTGACCAGAGCAACTGTTTACGCCGTATCCTTGTACGTCAGACGATGCGTGCCGACCAGGACTACTGGCTGCGTTTCCGCCAGATCCTGCCGGGTAACTCGCTCTATATGTCTCTTGACTACGTAGAACTCTGTCCCAAGGATGTCTATGATGATCCGGAAGGTGAAAATCCATTCTAA
- a CDS encoding fasciclin domain-containing protein, producing the protein MTTNNIKHYFLAFCVGCGAVSLTTACSEWDDHYEDPITQANGQQSLWQTIQQNPELSDFSEVLSKTMVLRQHKKTDISYADLLNGSQTYTVLAPVNGTFNKDSVLALLETDKGDSMVVRSFVGNHLSFSLTNDTEQPTDFFLLNTKRVSIGNGQVMGVNLKKKNMRAKGGILHVLETTLPYRRNLYEVLINDDRYTKIGEQLTSYEEDEFSPSLSVEGDMVDGEQLYVDSVFIERNKLLEQVGRIADEDSTYYMIVPSNDEWQRVWQEAMAYFRYDSKVEGGDSLQRLYANSALLADAIFSRTIQASPEDSLKTRAYDKKYPKYHVFYKPFEEGGIFYGATPATCSNGTLYTTDKWPFTPQTTYQREIRCEGEAKGVIIDNTLSSYTTRHHVADSVSENWYLVISPEKNTSNWTMTFKLSNTLAGTYDICIVTLPQTVYDPTKTNLKPCQFQAEINYVDENGNAKTFDCGNKQKFKTRPEVVDTVVVAEDFKFPVCNYGQTNNKVTVKLRCSILAKDTPNYSREMLLDCIYLRPKKMKSEE; encoded by the coding sequence ATGACAACGAATAATATCAAACATTATTTCTTAGCGTTCTGCGTAGGCTGCGGGGCCGTGTCTCTGACAACGGCCTGCAGCGAATGGGACGACCATTATGAGGATCCTATTACTCAGGCCAATGGTCAGCAGTCTTTGTGGCAGACCATCCAGCAGAACCCGGAATTGAGCGATTTCAGTGAGGTGCTCAGCAAGACGATGGTACTGCGCCAGCATAAAAAGACAGATATCAGTTATGCTGATCTCCTAAATGGCTCGCAGACCTATACCGTGCTGGCACCCGTCAATGGCACATTCAATAAGGACTCTGTGCTTGCCCTGCTGGAAACAGATAAGGGTGACTCTATGGTGGTACGCTCATTCGTGGGTAATCACCTGTCGTTCAGTCTGACGAATGATACAGAACAGCCAACTGATTTCTTCCTGCTGAACACCAAGCGTGTCTCTATCGGTAACGGACAGGTGATGGGTGTTAATCTGAAAAAGAAGAATATGAGGGCTAAAGGTGGTATCCTGCATGTCCTGGAAACCACACTGCCTTATCGTCGCAACCTTTACGAGGTGCTGATAAACGATGACCGTTATACGAAGATTGGTGAACAGCTGACCAGTTACGAGGAGGATGAGTTCAGTCCTTCACTTTCCGTGGAAGGTGACATGGTTGACGGTGAGCAGCTCTATGTGGATTCTGTGTTCATTGAACGTAACAAATTGCTGGAACAGGTTGGCAGAATAGCCGATGAGGACTCTACCTATTATATGATTGTGCCTTCAAATGACGAATGGCAGCGCGTATGGCAGGAGGCAATGGCGTATTTCCGTTATGACTCAAAAGTTGAGGGTGGTGACTCTCTGCAGCGTTTGTATGCCAACTCAGCCCTGTTGGCAGATGCCATTTTCAGTCGTACCATTCAGGCCAGTCCTGAAGACTCACTGAAAACGCGGGCATATGATAAGAAGTATCCCAAGTATCATGTGTTCTATAAGCCGTTTGAAGAAGGTGGTATCTTCTATGGTGCTACACCGGCTACATGTAGTAATGGTACACTCTATACGACCGATAAGTGGCCATTTACGCCACAGACAACCTATCAGCGCGAGATTCGCTGCGAGGGTGAGGCTAAGGGCGTGATTATTGATAATACCTTGTCAAGTTACACCACGCGTCATCATGTGGCAGATAGCGTGTCGGAGAACTGGTATCTGGTTATCTCTCCTGAGAAAAATACCAGTAACTGGACAATGACCTTTAAGTTGAGCAACACGTTGGCAGGTACCTACGATATCTGTATCGTAACGCTGCCTCAGACGGTCTATGACCCCACCAAGACCAATCTGAAGCCTTGTCAGTTCCAGGCAGAAATCAACTATGTTGATGAGAATGGTAATGCAAAGACATTTGACTGCGGTAATAAGCAGAAGTTCAAGACCCGTCCGGAGGTCGTTGATACCGTAGTGGTTGCCGAGGACTTTAAGTTCCCCGTCTGCAACTATGGTCAGACGAATAACAAGGTAACGGTTAAACTGAGATGTAGCATTCTGGCTAAGGATACTCCAAACTATTCACGCGAGATGTTGCTCGACTGCATCTACCTGCGTCCCAAGAAAATGAAGAGTGAAGAGTAA